The genomic interval TCGCCATGGACAGCGGGTTCTCCGACGACGTCGGCGAATGGCAGGTGCCCTGAGCGCTACGCCGACGTCATCGGCAGCACATCCGGTGACAGCGCCGCCGCCCGCGCCGTAGCCGCCGTCATCCGGCGGCGGTGATGGCGGCGGCACAGGACCTCGTAACCGACCGCTTCCGCCTGGTTGACGTCGCCTACGACGACTTGCGCGCCCTCGACGACCATCTCGCCGCCTATCGTGCGGGCGTTGTGGGTGGCGCGGGCGCCGCACCAGCAGAGGGCCTCGACCTGGAGGACCTCCACGCGGTCGGCGAGTTCGACCAGGCGTTGGGAGCCGGGGAAGAGCTTGGAGCGGAAGTCGGTGGTGATTCCGAAGGCGTAGACGTCGAGGCTCAGGTCGTCGACCACGCGCGCGAGTTGGTCGATCTGCACCGGCGCCAGGAACTGTGCCTCGTCGGCGATGACGTAGTCCGCGCGACCGCCCTGGGAGAGGTGGTCGACGACGTACGCGTAGAGGTCCTGCTCGTCCTCGACCTCCACCGCGTCGGTGACCAGGCCGAGGCGTGAGGAAAGCTTTCCCTCGCCCGCGCGGTCGTCGCGTGTGAAGATCATCCCCGCCAGGCCGCGCGCCGAGCGGTTGTGCTCGATCTGGAGCGCCAGGGTCGACTTCCCGCAGTCCATCGTTCCGGAGAAGAACACCAGCTCGGGCATGGGGAGTTGAGCACCTTTCGGCAAGACGGAGGACGGTGGGACTTCAGGAGCGTACTTCGAGCAGGGGGACGAGCTGCTCGGCAGGGGTCATCGAGCCGTGGTTGCCGACCATCGCCGACTCCTTCGGCTCGCGCTCGGACGCGATGATCAGGACGTCGTCCCGGGCCGCCGCGATCACGTCGCCGAGGCGGTCGTGGACGCGCTCGTCGATGTGCGGGCCGAACCAGCCGGCCGCGATCGCCTCGTCCCGTGAGGCGATCCAGAACTGCTCGCCGAGGACCTCGCGCCAGCAGGTCAGCACGTCGTTCTCGGCGCCCCGTACCGCGTAGACATGGCGGGCGCGGCCCTCGCCGCCGAGGAGGGCGACGCCGGCGCGCAGTTCCCAGTCCGCGTCGAAGTCGATGCGGTGGTCCTCGTCGAAGGGCACGTCGATCATGCCGTGGTCGGCGGTGACGTACAGCGCGCTGCGCGGCGGGAGTTGCTCGGCGAGGCGCTGGACGAGCCGGTCGACGTACATGAGTTGACCGCGCCAGGTGTCGGAGGCGACGCCGTGGCGGTGGCCGGCGCCGTCGAGTTCGGCGTAGTACGTGTACACCAACGAGCGGTCCCCGGCGGCCAGTTGCTCGGCCGCGAGGTCCATGCGCTCCTCGCCGGTGAGCCGCCCGTGGAACGTGCCGCCGCTGAGCGCGACCTTCGTCAGCGGGGTGTTCTGGAACGTGGGCGAGGAGACCTGCGCGGCGTGCACGCCCGCGTCCTGGGCCAGTTGGAAGATCGTGGGGTACGGCTGCCAGACCCCCGGCTTGGTCCACGGCTGCCAGCGGAGCTGGTTCATCAGCGCGCCGGTGTCCGGGTTGCGCACGGTGTAGCCGGGCAGGCCGTGGGCGCCGGGCGGCAGGCCGGTGCCGACGGAGGCGAGGGAGGTCGCGGTGGTCGCCGGGTAGCCGGCGGTGAGCGGACGTCCGGTGCCGCCGCGCGAGCTGCCGAGGAGTGCGTGCAGGTACGGCGCCTCGTCGGCGTGGTCCTTGATCTGCTCCCAGCCGAGGCCGTCGATCAGGAAGACGCAGTTGCGGTCGGCCGGGGTCAGCTCCGGGATCGCCGCGGTCGTACCGGGTACGCCCATGCCCGCGGCCAGCGTGGGCAGCAGGTCGGCGAGGGAGCCGGAACCGTACTCGGGAACGGGCGCGGACTCGACGGCCAGGGGCTCGGGGTGGTCCCAGGTAGCTGGCTGTGCCATCAGCGGGGAACGTCCGCGGTCGCCTCGGAGAGAGCCTGCGCGAAGGCGAGGGTCTGCTGCACCGTCTCCGGGCCGTCGCCGGCCTCGCTGACGCGCAGGCTCAGGTCGTCCGCCGTCGAGTTGCCCGTGTAGCCGTGGTCCGCCTCGCAGTTGGGGTCGCCGCAGGCGGCCGGCTCCAGGTCGATCCGGGCGACGGCACCCCAGCCGATGGTCAGCACGACCTCGCGCGGCAGCGTGCCCGGCGTGTACGACTCCGGGTTGGCGACCACGCGGCTGAGCACCACGGACGAGATCCGGCCGAGCTTCACGGACTCCGTGGACGTCGTCGCGTACGGCGTCGGGGAGGTGCTGTCGGCGGCCTGCTCGTCGGTGTGGCTGACGATGAAGCGGTTGCCGGTGAGGACGAGCACGGTCACATGCCGGCGCACCTCGTTCTGGTCGAACGTGGTCTCCTGGTGGACCAGGAACGACCGCATCGGCTCGCCGCCCACGGCGGCCTCCACCGCCTCGGCCACGAGGGCCGGGTAGTAGCCGCTGCGCTCGATCGCCGCACGCAGCCCCTGGGTCGTCGTACTGGTCTTGGCCATGACGTCCATCCTACGGTGGCGCACTGACTGCGAGGCACCGCCGAGCACGGTCTCGTCACAGCTGTCTCAGTACACGGGACCGGTGCGCGGGAAGCTTCCGTCGGCACATCCGTCAGTACATCTGTCAGTACACGGGAAGCGTCCTCGGGCCGAGGTCGTCGCGGGCGGGCGGCGGGGACAGGCGGACGGAGGCGCCGAGCACGCTCAGTCCGTGCGCGGCCACGACGACCGGCTCCAGGGTCACGGCAACGACCTCGGGATGATCGTCGACCAGCCGCGACACCCGCAGCAGCAGCTCCTCCAGGGCAGGCGTGTCGACCGGCGTGGAGCCGCGCCAGCCGAACAGGAGCGGCGCCGTCCGGATCGACCGGACCAGCGACCCGGCCTCCCGGTCCGTGACCGGAACCAGCCGGTGCGCGGTGTCCCCGAGCAGCTGCGAGGCGGCTCCGGCGAGCCCGAACGACAGAACGGCCCCGGCCGCCGGGTCGATGACGGCGCGTACGACGGTGTCGACCCCGCGCGGCGCCATCCGCTGCACCACCGGCCGCAGCTCCTCCGGCTTCCCGAACAACTCGCCCAACTCGGCGTACGCCCGCCGTAGTTGGTCCTCGTCCGCGAGATCCAGTCGTACGCCGCCCAGGTCGGCCCGGTGCCGCAGGTGCGGGGCGGTGGCCTTGAGGGCGACCGGGTAGCCGAGGGTGCGGGCGGCCTCGGCGGCGGCGTCGGGGGTGGGCGCGGGCAGCGCGCGGTGGACGTCGACGCCGTACTTCCCGAGCAGGTCGCAGGTGTCGTCGACGCCGAGCGTGAGGCCCTGTCCGCGCGCGAGCAGCCCGCCGATCAGTCCGGCGGCGCCCTTCTCGTCTATGTCCTCGAACTCGGGCACCCGGCCCGGGTCAGTGGCCTCGCGCCGCCACTGCGCGTACTTCACGGCTTCGGCGAGGGCGCGGACGGCGCGCTCGGCGGCGGGGAAGGCGGGGATGAGGCCGCCGCCTTCGGGGGCGGGCATCGCGGGGACGGCCTGCTCCGGTTCTACGGCGCTCTGTCGGGGTGGTCCTTGCGCAGGGCGGGACCGGTCGGCGCCCCCCTCGGTACCGGGCGCCTTGGAAGCGACCTGTGGTGCCGTGCTCATCGCGGCGGACAGCGCCTCAGCCAACCCCCCGAGTTCCACGTGCACCACCAGCACCGGCTTCCCGGGAGCCGCCGCGGCGGCGGACCGCAGTGCCTCCGCCAGCGCCGCGTCCTCGGCCGGCCCCTCCCCCACCGCGGGTATCGCCGTCACCACGACCGCGTCGCACGCCTCGTCGGCCAACGCCTCCGACAGTGCCCGATGGAAGTCTGCCGCCGTCGCCGCCGTGGTCAGATCCAGCGGGGCGAGCGGCCGCAACCCCTCGGAGAGGCACGCGTCGTAGGTCAGCAGCCCGAGCGACTCGGAGTTCCCGACGATCGCCACGCGTGGCCCGCCGGGCAGCGGCTGGCGCGCCAGGAGCAGCCCTGTGTCGACCAGTTCGGTGATCGTCTCGACGCGGATCACCCCGGCCTGGCGCAGCAGCGCGGACACGGTCGCGTGCGGCAGTCGCGTCGCACGGACCGCGTGTCCTTGGGGGGCGGATCCGGCGCCCTGGACGACGACCAGCGGTTTGGCCGCCGCGGTGCGCCGGGCAAGGCGGGTGAACTTGCGGGGGTTGCCGATGGACTCCAGGTACATGAGGGCGACGTCGGTGTCGGGATCGTCGTACCAGTACTGAAGGACGTCGTTGCCGGACACGTCCGCGCGGTTGCCGGACGACACGAACGTGGAGACTCCGGTGACTCCGGTGACCCCGCCGCCGCGCCGGTGCAGGCGGGACAGCAGGGCGATGCCGATGGCACCGGACTGGGCGAACAGCCCGATGCGTCCGGGGCGCGGCATCTCGGGGGCGAGGGACGCGTTCAGCCGTACGTCGGCTGCGGTGTTGATGACCCCGAAGGCGTTCGGCCCGATGATGCGCATGCCGTACGTGCGCGCGTGGCGCACGAGTTCACGCTGGCGCTCGCGTCCCTCGGGGCCGCTCTCGGCGTACCCGGCGGTGACCACGACGAGCCCCTGCACCCCGTGTTCGCCGCACTCGGTGACGACTTCGGGGACGTGCTCGACCGGAACGGCGACGACAGCCAGGTCCACGGGGCCTTCGATGTCGCGCACCGAGCGGTACGCCGGCACCCCGTCGAGGTCCTTCCGCTCCTCGGGGAACGCCTTGTTCACGGCGTACAGGCCACCGGTGAACCCGGCGTCCCTGATGTTGTCGAGAACGCTGCGGCCCACCCCTCCGGGGGTACGGCCCACACCGACGACGGCGACCGAGCCGGGCACCAACAGCCGCCGTACGGACCGCGCTTCGGCGCGCTGCTCCCGCGCGCGCTGCACGGCGAGGGACCTGTCGGTGGGTTCGAGGTCAAACTCCAGGCGTACGACGCCGTCCTCGAAGCTGCGCTTCTGGGTGTAGCCCGCGTCTGTGAACACCTTGATCATCTTGTTGTTGGCGGGCAGCACCTCGGCGGCGAAGCGCCGGATGCCGCGCTCCCGGGCGACGGCCGCGATGTGCTCCAGGAGGGCGGAGGCGACGCCCCTCCCCTGGTGCGCGTCCTGCACCAGGAAGGCGACCTCGGCCTCGTCTGCCGGGGCGGTGGCGGCACGCCCGTCGGCACTAATGCGGTCATAGCGTACGGTGGCGATGAACTCGCCGCCGACGGTGGCCGCGAGTCCCACCCGGTCCACAAAGTCGTGGTGCGTGAAGCGGTGGACATCCTTGGCGGACAGGCGCGGATACGGCGCGAAGAAGCGGTAGTACTTCGACTCGTCGGAGACCTGCTCGTAGAAGCTGACCAGGCGATCGGCGTCGTCGACGGTGATGGGCCTGACGCGCGCGGTACCCCCGTCGCGCAGCACCACGTCGGCTTCCCAGTGGGCGGGGTACTCGTGCCGGTCCGACGAGGTCTGCTGCATGGGGCCCAGCGTACGGCTCGCGTCTGACAACGGCGCGAGGCAGTCTGTGGGTGAAAAGCAGCGAGGAGAAGTCGGGCCGAGGCCGCGGTCCGACGACTCGCTCCGGACGGTCCACGGGACCGGTCCGGGCTCGCTTCGCGTGTGGGAAACTGGTCTAGACAACCCTGAGACTCTGAAGGGCAGCATCACATGGCTGAGCGCCGCGTCAACGTCGGCTGGGCGGAGGGCCTTCACGCCCGCCCCGCCTCCATCTTCGTCCGGGCCACCACGGCCTCGGGTATCCCCGTGACGATCGCCAAGGCCGACGGCAACCCCGTCAACGCGGCCTCCATGCTCGCGGTTCTGGGCCTGGGCGCCCAGGGCGGCGAGGAGATCGTCCTCGCGTCGGACGCCGAGGGCGCGGACGCGGCCCTCGACCGACTGGCGAAGCTGGTCGCGGAAGGTCTTGAGGAACTCCCCGAGACCGTCTGAACATCCCGCAATTGCTAGGTGCGGTGCTTTTCGTCCAAAAACGATGTACCGCAACCTCGAAGGGCTCGTCCGAATTACCGGGCGAGCCCTTCGCAATTCCACTTGCGGGCAGCATAAATAATCCCCCGCGAATTAGCCTCTCTTTGTATACGGCGCCCGTGTTAATGCCGCAGACCCGACATGTTTACGGGAGGTTGCGAAGTCCTCACACGTTCCGTGCCGTTCGCGCCGTTCGCCCCGCCGGGAAAGCGCAGCCGGTGCGCGGTGCCCGCGCGCTCGGTGTGCAGGGCGGTGATCGCCCGGGCGCGCTCGCCGTCGCCGCGGGCCACGGCGTCCACGATGGCCCCGTGCTCGGCCCAGGACTCGACGGGGTTGGCCGGGGCGTCCACCGCGTACATCCAGGCGATCTTGTGGCGCAGCTGGGTCAGCATCGAGGTCAGCGCGGGGCTCCCGGAGGCCTGTGCCAGCGTCTCGTGGAACCAACTGCCCAGGGAGCGCAGATCCTCGCTGTTGCCCCGCCTGGCGCGCTCCTGACCCAGCCTGACGAGGCCGCGCAGCACCTTGAGGTGGGCCTCGGTGCGGCGCTGGGCGGCCCGTGAGGCGCCGAGCGGCTCCAGCAGCATCCGCATCTCCAGCAGGTCGGCGGCCTCCTGCTCGGTCGGTTCCGCGACGCACGCGCCCGCGTGCCGCCGGGTCACCACGAACCCCTCGGCCTCCAGCGTGCGCAGGGCCTCCCGGACGGGGACGCGCGAGACCCCGTACCGGCGCGCGAGGAGTTCCTCCGTGAGCCGGCTGCCGCGCTCGTAGACACCGGCGACGATGTCGTCCCGGATCGCCGTGCATACCGAGTGCGCCGGAATACGCATGTCCGACCTCCGCCTTAATCCCCGTGAAACGTCGACGATTGACGTGTGTTCCGTGACTCTATTGCAATGAGCGGGAATTTCCGATGGCGGACCGGAATCCATGGATATTTTTTGGACAGGAGGGCTCCGGAAACACCGAAAGCCCCGGCCGGGCGGGCCAGGGCTTCGGGAAGTGCGGCGGTGCGTCGTCAGACGTTCACACCGTGCTTGCGGAGGTAGGCGACGGGGTCGACGTCGGAGCCGTACTCGGCGGTCGTGCGGGCCTCGAAGTGGAGGTGCGGTCCGGTGACGTTGCCGGTCGCCCCGGAGAGGCCGATCTGCTCGCCCGGGGTGACCGTCTGGCCGACGGAGACACCGATGGACGACAGGTGGCCGTACATGGTGTACATGCCGTCGGCCATCTTGATCACCACTTGATTGCCGTACGAGCCGCCCCAGCCGGCCTCGACGACGGTGCCGGAGCCGACCGCGTGCACGGAGGTGCCGGTCGAGGCGTGGAAGTCGATGCCGGTGTGGGCACCGGAGGACCAGAGGGAACCGCCGGTCTTGTAGCCGGTGGAGACATACGAGCCGGTGACCGGTGCGACGAAGGTGTTGAGCTTCTTGCGCTCGGCGGCGCGGGCGGCGCGTACCTCGGCCGCGCGCTCCGCCTTGGCCAGTGCGGCGGCCTTGGCTCGGGCCTCTTCCTTGGCGGCCTGCTCGGCCGCGGCCTGCTGCTGGGCGGCGGCCTGGGCGTCGATCTTCTCGGCGACGGCGTCGCCCATGGCGATGACGGGGGTGAGGCCGGTCTGCTCCACGGCGGGCTCCGCTGCGAACGCGGGGGCGCTCGCGAGGGTGCCGACGACGCCGGTGGTGGTGAGGGCCGCGACACTCGCGACGCGAACGGTGGTGCGGTGGGTCCGGCTCGGGCGACGGTGCTTCCCGGTGGCGCGGGTGAACGCCATGAAGTGGGTGGTCCTTTCCTTCCTTCTCGCCTACCGGGTTAGCTGACGGGTTCGGAGCAGGAAGGTCTCCTACGGACCCCCTCGCTCCGCGCGCGGGCGTCCGATTCACCCCAGGGACGTGGGTCCCCGGCTCCCCTGGCTCGCGCCGTACGGGGACTCGGCGATGACTGTCCGGTGCCGCGAGTGCGGCGCGGTGCCTGACGGACAGCCGGACCGACGCTAAGCGGGGCCACTTTCAATCCCCAAACGGATCACGGGTTTTGTTGCACATGCCACAGCGCAGACAGGCAACCTCTCCCCCAATTCGGACAATAGGGGGCCCTGGTGACTCTTCAGTCACCAGGGCCCCCACGCGCGCGTGCCGCTGTTCGGCTCGCTACGGGTCGTCTACTCGGCCGGGACGACGGTCACTTCGCCGATACCGAGAGCCTCCACGGGCTCCTTGATCTGCTCCGCGTCGCCGACCAGGATCGTCACCAGACGGTCCACCGGGAAGGCGTTCACGACCGCCGCGGTGGCCTCCACGGTGCCGGTCGCGGCGAGCTGCTGGTACAGCGTCGCCTGGTAGTCGTCGGGCAGGTGCTGCTCGACCTGGTCGGCCAGCGTGCTCGCGACGGCCGCGGCGGTCTCGTACTTGAGCGGCGCCACCCCGACGAGGTTCTGTACGGCGATGTCCCGCTCGGCGTCGGTGAGTCCGCCCTCGGCCAATTTGCGGAGCACCGTCCACAGGTCGTCCAGCGCCGGACCGGTGTTCGGGGTGTCGACGGAGCCGCTGATGGCGAGCATCGATGCGCCCGTGCCGTCGGGTGCCGAACGCAGCACCTGGCCGAACGCCCGCACACCGTAGGTGTAGCCCTTCTCCTCCCGCAGGACGCGGTCCAGGCGGGAGGTGAGGGTGCCGCCGAGGCAGTACGTGCCGAGCACCTGCGCGGGCCACACGCGGTCGTGCCGGTCGGCGCCGACGCGGCCGATGAGCAGCTGCGTCTGGACGGCGCCGGGACGGTGCACGATCACGACGCGCCCGGTGTCGTCGGCGGTCACCGGCGGCACGGGACGCGGCTGCGCGGCGGAACCCGTCCACGAACCCAGAGTGTCGGCCAGGAGCGCGTCCAGGTCGATGCCGGTGAGGTCGCCGACGACCACGGCGGTGGCCGTCGCGGGGCGGACGTGCCGGTCGTAGAAGGCGCGTACGGCCCCGGAGTCGATCTTCTGGACGGTCTCCTCGGTGCCCTGGCGCGGACGCGACATGCGCGAGGTCGCCGGGAACAGCTCCTTGGAGAGCTCCTTGGCCGCGCGGCGGGACGGGTTGGCCGTCTCGTGCGGAATCTCGTCGAGGCGGTTGCGGACCAGCCGCTCGACCTCGCTGTCCGCGAACGCGGGCGCCCTGAGCGCGTCGGAGAGCAGGCCGAGTCCCTTGGCCAGGCGCGACGCCGGGACCTCCAGGCTCAGGCGCAGCCCG from Streptomyces sp. NBC_01288 carries:
- a CDS encoding thymidine kinase translates to MPELVFFSGTMDCGKSTLALQIEHNRSARGLAGMIFTRDDRAGEGKLSSRLGLVTDAVEVEDEQDLYAYVVDHLSQGGRADYVIADEAQFLAPVQIDQLARVVDDLSLDVYAFGITTDFRSKLFPGSQRLVELADRVEVLQVEALCWCGARATHNARTIGGEMVVEGAQVVVGDVNQAEAVGYEVLCRRHHRRRMTAATARAAALSPDVLPMTSA
- a CDS encoding alkaline phosphatase family protein: MAQPATWDHPEPLAVESAPVPEYGSGSLADLLPTLAAGMGVPGTTAAIPELTPADRNCVFLIDGLGWEQIKDHADEAPYLHALLGSSRGGTGRPLTAGYPATTATSLASVGTGLPPGAHGLPGYTVRNPDTGALMNQLRWQPWTKPGVWQPYPTIFQLAQDAGVHAAQVSSPTFQNTPLTKVALSGGTFHGRLTGEERMDLAAEQLAAGDRSLVYTYYAELDGAGHRHGVASDTWRGQLMYVDRLVQRLAEQLPPRSALYVTADHGMIDVPFDEDHRIDFDADWELRAGVALLGGEGRARHVYAVRGAENDVLTCWREVLGEQFWIASRDEAIAAGWFGPHIDERVHDRLGDVIAAARDDVLIIASEREPKESAMVGNHGSMTPAEQLVPLLEVRS
- a CDS encoding DUF5998 family protein, with translation MDVMAKTSTTTQGLRAAIERSGYYPALVAEAVEAAVGGEPMRSFLVHQETTFDQNEVRRHVTVLVLTGNRFIVSHTDEQAADSTSPTPYATTSTESVKLGRISSVVLSRVVANPESYTPGTLPREVVLTIGWGAVARIDLEPAACGDPNCEADHGYTGNSTADDLSLRVSEAGDGPETVQQTLAFAQALSEATADVPR
- a CDS encoding bifunctional acetate--CoA ligase family protein/GNAT family N-acetyltransferase, giving the protein MQQTSSDRHEYPAHWEADVVLRDGGTARVRPITVDDADRLVSFYEQVSDESKYYRFFAPYPRLSAKDVHRFTHHDFVDRVGLAATVGGEFIATVRYDRISADGRAATAPADEAEVAFLVQDAHQGRGVASALLEHIAAVARERGIRRFAAEVLPANNKMIKVFTDAGYTQKRSFEDGVVRLEFDLEPTDRSLAVQRAREQRAEARSVRRLLVPGSVAVVGVGRTPGGVGRSVLDNIRDAGFTGGLYAVNKAFPEERKDLDGVPAYRSVRDIEGPVDLAVVAVPVEHVPEVVTECGEHGVQGLVVVTAGYAESGPEGRERQRELVRHARTYGMRIIGPNAFGVINTAADVRLNASLAPEMPRPGRIGLFAQSGAIGIALLSRLHRRGGGVTGVTGVSTFVSSGNRADVSGNDVLQYWYDDPDTDVALMYLESIGNPRKFTRLARRTAAAKPLVVVQGAGSAPQGHAVRATRLPHATVSALLRQAGVIRVETITELVDTGLLLARQPLPGGPRVAIVGNSESLGLLTYDACLSEGLRPLAPLDLTTAATAADFHRALSEALADEACDAVVVTAIPAVGEGPAEDAALAEALRSAAAAAPGKPVLVVHVELGGLAEALSAAMSTAPQVASKAPGTEGGADRSRPAQGPPRQSAVEPEQAVPAMPAPEGGGLIPAFPAAERAVRALAEAVKYAQWRREATDPGRVPEFEDIDEKGAAGLIGGLLARGQGLTLGVDDTCDLLGKYGVDVHRALPAPTPDAAAEAARTLGYPVALKATAPHLRHRADLGGVRLDLADEDQLRRAYAELGELFGKPEELRPVVQRMAPRGVDTVVRAVIDPAAGAVLSFGLAGAASQLLGDTAHRLVPVTDREAGSLVRSIRTAPLLFGWRGSTPVDTPALEELLLRVSRLVDDHPEVVAVTLEPVVVAAHGLSVLGASVRLSPPPARDDLGPRTLPVY
- a CDS encoding HPr family phosphocarrier protein, encoding MAERRVNVGWAEGLHARPASIFVRATTASGIPVTIAKADGNPVNAASMLAVLGLGAQGGEEIVLASDAEGADAALDRLAKLVAEGLEELPETV
- a CDS encoding GntR family transcriptional regulator, giving the protein MRIPAHSVCTAIRDDIVAGVYERGSRLTEELLARRYGVSRVPVREALRTLEAEGFVVTRRHAGACVAEPTEQEAADLLEMRMLLEPLGASRAAQRRTEAHLKVLRGLVRLGQERARRGNSEDLRSLGSWFHETLAQASGSPALTSMLTQLRHKIAWMYAVDAPANPVESWAEHGAIVDAVARGDGERARAITALHTERAGTAHRLRFPGGANGANGTERVRTSQPPVNMSGLRH
- a CDS encoding M23 family metallopeptidase codes for the protein MAFTRATGKHRRPSRTHRTTVRVASVAALTTTGVVGTLASAPAFAAEPAVEQTGLTPVIAMGDAVAEKIDAQAAAQQQAAAEQAAKEEARAKAAALAKAERAAEVRAARAAERKKLNTFVAPVTGSYVSTGYKTGGSLWSSGAHTGIDFHASTGTSVHAVGSGTVVEAGWGGSYGNQVVIKMADGMYTMYGHLSSIGVSVGQTVTPGEQIGLSGATGNVTGPHLHFEARTTAEYGSDVDPVAYLRKHGVNV
- a CDS encoding M16 family metallopeptidase codes for the protein MTELATMEFHPQPQAGEARPWAFPAPERGTLGNGLTVLRCHRPGQQVVAVEVLLDAPLDAEPAGLDGVATITARAFSEGTDKHSAEEFAAELERSGATLDAHADHPGLRLSLEVPASRLAKGLGLLSDALRAPAFADSEVERLVRNRLDEIPHETANPSRRAAKELSKELFPATSRMSRPRQGTEETVQKIDSGAVRAFYDRHVRPATATAVVVGDLTGIDLDALLADTLGSWTGSAAQPRPVPPVTADDTGRVVIVHRPGAVQTQLLIGRVGADRHDRVWPAQVLGTYCLGGTLTSRLDRVLREEKGYTYGVRAFGQVLRSAPDGTGASMLAISGSVDTPNTGPALDDLWTVLRKLAEGGLTDAERDIAVQNLVGVAPLKYETAAAVASTLADQVEQHLPDDYQATLYQQLAATGTVEATAAVVNAFPVDRLVTILVGDAEQIKEPVEALGIGEVTVVPAE